One Deltaproteobacteria bacterium genomic window, CGGTTGGATGTACCGGCTGATCGTGGAATCCCTCCTGGGTCTGACGCTGGAAGTGGACAAACTGCGTGTTGCCCCGTGCCTCCCCGCGGATTGGAAAGGGTTCAAGGTGTACTACCGGTATCGCGAGACGGTCTATGAAATCGACGTCCGGCAACAACCCGGGGGGGAAGGCCGGACGATCGTGACCGTGGACGGGATTGAACAACAGGACGAGGCGATTCCCCTTGTTGACGACCGCCGGAACCATACGGTCGAGGTAGTGATACACAATGGGACGTGAAGCCGAACGGGTCCGGCTCCCGGCAAGATAGCAGTCCGGTCAATAAAACGGGGCAGGGACGTTTCCGCCCCTGCCCCGGGATCGTCCTCCGGATGAACCGGTGGTTGTTGCGATTATTCCCCGATCGGGGTGAACATTCCCGCCTTCGCCTTGAACAGGGCCTTGTGGAACTCCCGGTTGAGGCGGGCGATGAACTTCACGTCGACGTCCTTCGGACACACCGCCTGGCACTCGTAATGGTTCGTGCAGTTCCCGAAGCCGCACTCCTGCATCGCCTGGATCATGGCGGCGACCCGCTCGGGCGCCTCCACCTGGCCCTGGGGCAGGGCGGCGAACTGGGCCACCTTCGCGCCGGCGAAGAGCATCGCCGCGCCGTTGGGGCACGCCGCGACGCACGCCCCGCAACCGATGCACTCCGCGGCGTCCATCGCGTAGTCGGAATCGGGTTTGGAGATCGGCAGCGCGTTGGCGTCGGGGACCCCGCCGGTGTGGCAGGAGACGTACCCGGCCGCCTGGATCAGCGTGTCCAGCGCCCCGCGGTTCACCACCAGGTCGCGGATGATCGGGAAGGCGCGCGCCCGCCACGGCTCGAGGTAGATCGCGTCGCCGTCCTTGAACTTCCGCATGTGGAGCTGGCAGAGGGTGGTCCGCTTCTGGCCGCCGTGGGGAACGCCGTTGACGACCGCGGAGCATGTCCCGCAGATCCCCTCCCGGCAGTCGTGGTCGAACACGATCGGATCCTTCCCCTGCTTGATCAGCTCCTCGTTCACCACGTCGAGCATCTCGAGGAAGGAGTGATGCGGGGTGATGTCCTTGGCGACGTACGTCTCGAAACGGCCGGGCTCGTTCGGCCCCGTCTGCCGCCAGACGATCAATTTCACGCTCATCGTCTTGTGTTCGGCTGTGTTCGCGCTCATTATTTGTAGCTCCTTACCGCGAGGTGGATGTTCTCGAACTTCAGCGGCTCCTTGTGGAGCTCGGGCTCCTTGTCGACTCCCTTGAACTCCCAGGCGGCGGCGTAGGCGTACTCCGCGTCGTTGCGCTTTGCCTCGCCGTCCGCGTACTGGTGCTCCACCCGGAAGTGCCCGCCGCACGACTCGTCCCGGTGCAGGGCGTCCCGCGCGATGAGCTCCCCGAACTCGAGGAAATCCGCGGTGCGCGACGCGTTCTCCAACTGCTGGTTGAACTCGGCGCCGGTCCCGCTCACCTTCACGTTCTTCCAGAACTCCTCGCGGATGGCCGGGATCTTCGCGATCGCCTCGGTCAGGGATTCCTTGCTGCGCGCCATCCCGACGTTGTCCCACATGCGGATGCCGAGCTCCCGGATGAACTCGAAGGGGGTCCGGTTCCCGTTGATGGAGAGAAGTTTCTTCGTGGTCCCCTTCACGTCCTCGATCGACTTGACGCACTCGGGGTGGTCCGCCTTCACCTTGCCGGGCTTCGTGTCCTTCAGGTAGTTGGCGATCGTGTAGGGGATGACGAAGTAGCCGTCGGCCAGCCCCTGCATGAGGGCGCTCGCCCCCAGCCGGTTCGCGCCGTGGACGGAGAAGTTCGCCTCGCCGAGGACGAAGAGGCCGGGGAGGTTGCTCATCAGGTTGTAGTCGACCCAAAGGCCGCCCATCGCGTAGTGGGGAGCCGGATAGATGCGCATCGGGACCTTGTACCCGTTCTCGTCGGTGATCCGCTCGTACATCTCGAAGAGGTTTCCGTACCGCTCGGCGATCACCTTTTCACCGAACCGCTTGATCGAGTCGCGGAAATCGAGGTAGACGCCGCGCCCGCCGGGGCCGACGCCGCGCCCCTCGTCGCACTGCTCCTTCGCCGCGCGGGAAGAGATGTCCCGGGGTGCGAGGTTCCCGAAGGTCGGGTACTTCCGTTCGAGGTAGTAGTCCCGGTCCTCCTCGGGGATCTGGTTGGCCGATTTTCCGCAATCCTCTTTCTTCTTCGGGACCCAGATCCGGCCGTCGTTGCGCAGCGACTCGGACATGAGGGTCAGCTTCGACTGGTAATCCCCGGCCTGCGGGATGCAGGTCGGATGGATCTGCGTGAAGCACGGGTTGGCGAAGAAGGCGCCCTTCTTGTGGGCCTTCCAGATCGCAGTGACGCTGCACCCCATGGCGTTCGTCGACAGGTAGAAGACGTTCATGTACCCGCCCGATGCCAGCACGACCGCATCGCCGGTGTGCACGCGGATCTCGCCGGTGACGAGGTCGCGGATGGTGATCCCCTTCGCCTCGCCGTCGACGACCACGAGGTCGAGCATCTCGGTGCGGGGGAAGAGCTTCACCGACCCCGCCTTGATCTGGCGGGAGATGGCGGAGTAGGCGCCCAGCAGGAGCTGCTGGCCCGTCTGCCCCCGGGCGTAGAAGGTCCGGGAGACCTGGGCGCCGCCGAAGGAGCGGGTGTCGAGGTAGCCTGCGTAGTCGCGGGCGAACGGCACGCCTTGCGCGACGCACTGGTCGATGATGTTGTTGCTCACTTGGGAGAGCCGCCAGACGTCCGCCTCGCGGGATCGGAAGTCTCCGCCCTTGATCGTGTCGTAGAAGAGACGCCAGATGCTGTCGCCGTCGTTCGGGTAGTTCTTGGCGGCGTTGATCCCGCCCTGGGCGGCGATGCTGTGGGCGCGGCGGGGGCTGTCCTGGTAGCAGAAGGCCTCCACGTTGTACCCGAGTTCGCCGAGGCTCGCCGCGGCCGACGCGCCGGCCAGGCCGGTGCCGACCACGAGGATCTTGAACTTGCGCTTGTTCGGCGGGTTCACCAGCTTCATGTCGAAGCGGTGCTTGTCCCACGACTGTTCGATGGGTCCGGTCGGTGCTTTTCCGTCGAGGATCACGGTGTTTCCTCCCTTATTTGGCCAGAATGCCGGCGAGAATGAGCACGGGGATGGCGCTGTAGCCAACGAGGAAGAGGGCGGAGAGCAGCTTGCCCAGCATGTCGAACTGCGGCATGGTCTTTTCGTTGTTCAACCCGAACGTCTGGAAGATGCTCTGGATCCCGTGGGAAAGGTGCAGGAAGAGCGTCACCATGGCGGCCACGTAGGCGAGGGCGATCGGAGTGATCCGGAGACTGGAGAAGACCATGGTGAAGACGTCGAACCGGTTCTTCGCGTCGTTGCCGAGGACCACGTCGGGCGTGATGTGGAGGGTGAACTGCAGCAGGTGGTAGACGATGAAGGCGAGCAGCAGGAGCCCCGTCCAGATCATCGTCTCGCCGGCAAAGGTCGTCTTCAGCATCTTCTTGACGGCGTATTTGCCCGGGTTCGCCGCCCGGTTTTCGAGCGTCAGCAGGATGGCGAAGATCACGTGGAGGCAGAGCATCGCCGCCATGAAGATACGGAACACCCAGACGAAGGGCCCCAGCGCCTGGAGTTTCTCCGCGTACGTGTTGATGCCGTCCGGTCCCGCGAAGATGGTGGAGTTTCCCAGCAGGTGCGTGACGACGAACAGGACCATGAACAGTCCCGTCACCGCCACGATCGCCTTCCTTCCGATCGAGTCCGAAAACAGTCGCATGAGCCGTTCCCTCTTTCGTGGATTTTTTGCGGCCTTTGGGGGTCGCGACGCAATGCCGGAATGCGCTAAGGATAGGACGAACGAGGAGGAAATGTCAACGGATACAGTGTGCAGATTCCTCAGGGGAACATCTTCGTCGCGTACCGGTTCAGGTCCCCCTCGAGGTCCCGCTCGAACCCGCCCCGGTAGACGATCGTCGACGCGATCTCGCTCGCCAGGATCGCCCACCGGTACTTGATGGGAAGGCGCGCGATCCTCCGCCGGAACCGCGCGTTCCCGCTCAGGAATCGCGGCAGGTGCGACAGCAGCGCCCGCCGGTACGGCCCTTTCTCCGCGATGGACGGGTGCGACCGGAAAAAGTCGAACAGCCGCGCGTAGTGGCCGTTGATCTCCACGCTGATCGCGTCGGAGATCTCCGTGTACGACAGCGACGCTCCCGCTTCCCGCTTTCGCCGGAAGATGAGAAGCGCTTCGTCCTCCGCCCGCTTTTCGAGGATCGCCAGCACGTCCCGGACGTACTCCTCCTTGTGCGCGAGGAACTCCTTCTCCGTCATCATCAGGTTGCCGATGATCTCGTAGGAGGAGGAGATGACGCCGCACTTGTTCGCGGAGGCGTCCCGCACGACCACAATGCCCCGCTTCTGGAGTTCCGTCCGGGCCTCGGGGGTGAGGAAGGAGTTCGCCCCCTCGACGATCACGCGGGCCGTGGGCGCCCCGTCCACCCCGAAGAAGCGCTTCCAGTTCGTGGCGTCCACCGTTTCGGGACGCCCCCCCGCCGGGAGGAAGAGGTCGGCGGGGACGGTGAAGAGGAGCCCGTCGATCTCCTTGTTGAACTCGTCGACCGTGACCCACGACGGAACGACTCCCGCCTCGGTCCGGTCCACCCGCTTGTACAGTTCCCGCAGCCCTTCCGTGCGCCGCTCGTTCCGGTAGAGGAGAAATCCCCCGGGGTGGAGCTTTTCGGGGCGGAATGCCTCGACGTCGCCGTGAAGGACGATCCGGGAGAGCTCGCCGCGGTCGATCCCTGCCGGATCGCAGAGGGCCCCGGTGCCGTCGAGGATGAGCCGGATCGCCGCCTTCGGGCACCGGTCGAGGAGGATGCGCATCGCGTTCCCGGCCACGTCCCCGTTCGGGCCCCCGGTGAACTTCACCGAAAACGGGTCGGTCCGGATGTCCACGCCCATCTCGCGCATCGCGATCTCGGCGAATTTCACCACCCCGGTCGAGGTGACGCCGTACTCCTTGTGGTTGATCCCCACCCGCTTGCTCGACATGATGCCGATCCCGAGCAGGTACCCCCGCCGGACGGACAGCTCCGCGATCGTCTCGATCATCGTGTCGTGCATGTTCTCGTCGGGCCCCAGCTCGATCGGCTCGTCCTCGCCGTAGTAGTCGACCACCCGCGGATCCCTCGCCTTCCCGTTTTCCGTGACGAAGATGTCGAGGAAGGCGTTGATGAAGGCGTACTGGACCTTGTAGAGCCTCTGGTTCATCCGGTCCTTCGTCTTGAGGTCGGGGGCGTTGATCACCACCACCATCTTCGAGCCGCCCTCGTAGATGTCCTTGTTCTTCAGGTGCTGGGTGTGGGCGAGGACGTAGTTCTCGCGGAACAGGGTGTTCGCCACCGTGACGTAGTCGTCGCGGGTGCGGGTGAAAAGGGTCCTCCACCCCCCACGGGCGATGTCGGAGAAGCCGATGTGGTACCCGAGGCCGTTGCGCCCGAAAAAGTAGGTGACCCGGAAGGGCCGACCCGCGGGAAGGTCCGAGGTGAATTCGGGACCGAGATCGTCGAGGTACGCCGGGTCGAGGCGGAAGGCGAGCGCGTGCTTCTCCGGGACGAAGAAATTCGTCTTGAGCGTCCGGCGGACGAAGGAGAGGGTGGTCCGGAAGATCGTGCGGCGAAACTCGTCCAGCTGCCGATGTCCCGTGTTGTACTCCTCGATCTCTTTCGTCGCCGCCGCGAGCGCCGCTTCATACGCCGGTTCACGGTCCGCGATCTCCGGGTCGAACCGCAGCTCGAAGAGGCGCGTGAGCTGGAGGGTGATGTCGGGGTGGGAGTGGAACGCCCGGGAAACGTCCTCGAGGGTGAAGCGGTGGGGCTGGTTGTGGGCGAGGCTCGTGTGGCAGAAGCCGATGAAGGCGTTCACGAGCGACGCCTCTTCCCCCGTCATCAGGCGCGTGAGGACGAACTCCCGGTACACCTTCGAGCCGGTGGCCAGGATCTGGGTGTTGTAGAGTTCGCGGCACAGCCGGCGGAAGAGGAGGGAATCCTTCGTGAGGAGCCCCCCCTCGCGGCGGATCACGTAGAACGTACCAAGGAAGTAGGGAAAGGAGCCGGTGGAGATCGTGAGGGTGTACGCGCGCCGGACGCCGAGGTTGAGCCGGTTGAACACTTCCATCACCTGAAGCAGGTGGTCCTTCTGCGGCGGGTTTCCGACGGCGAAGAGGACGCGGCTCTCCCGGGTTCCCTCGCGCGCGCCCGTGGCGGCTTCCTGCACATCGATGTGGATCCCCATGCGGCTTTTCGCCTGGTGAAGGAGCCACAGGATCCGGGCCACGCGTTCCGGCGGGGAGAGGCGGACGTATCCGGAGTTGTTGCGCCACAGCAGGCGCAGCAGATCCTCCCGGGCCGAAGAAGGGACAGGGGGGGAGAAGTTCCGCAGGGAGGTGAAGATGCCGCGCCGGATACCGACCGGGATGCCGGGGTCTCCCGCCGCGGAGATCTCCGCCTCCGTTTTCCGGTCGAACTCGTACCGCTGGAATTCGAGCTCCTTGTCCGCGCCCGGGACGTTCGAATACGAATGGGCGATCTCCGCGTAGGAGATCTCGCGGGGGTCGAGGAACCGCAATGTTTCGTACAGGGAGCCGGGGACGGAGAGGCGCGCGAGCATCATCTCCTTCTCCCGGTCGACGAGAACGAGGTGGCGGTTCCGGGAGAGGTCGCGCAGGTGGAGGCAGAGGGAGGCGACCGCCTCCGGTTCCTCCCGCATCGTGTGGAAGAAGATCGGCGCCATGCCGACGTGGAGCCACGCGAGATTATCCCTGGCGGCGCCGGAGGTGGCCCGGAGGCTCCGAAGGACGTCCCGATCCATCCGGTGTTCGGCGTCGGGTCGCATGCGCTAGGCGTCCGATTGGGCGACGAGGTGTTCGAAGCTCACCGTGCGGTTCCGGCCCGCGTTCTTGGCCGCGTACATCGCCCGGTCGGCGGAGCGCACGAGGTCGTCGATGGAAATCCCGGAACGGAACTCCGCGACGCCGATGGAGAGGGTGACCGACCTCGGTTCCTCGTCCGGATGAGGAAGGAAGGGGATCGCGGAAAAGCGTTTCCGCAGCCGCTCCGCTGGGATGAGAGCCGCCTCCGCGGTGGTCTCGGGGAGGAGCACGACGAACTCCTCGCCGCCGTGCCGGAAGCCGGTGTCCATCGTGCGGAAGTTCTTCCGGATCTCCTCGCCGAGGGCCCGGAGGACCTTGTCCCCCTCGTCGTGGCCGAACGCGTCGTTGTACTGCTTGAACCGGTCCACATCCATGAGCAGGACCGAGAAGGGCACACGGTTCCGCAGGGAGCGCTCCGCCTCGTTCTGTGACAGGGAGTGGAAGTGGCGCCGGTTGTAGAGCTCGGTGAGGGTGTCCGTGATCGACTGGAGCCGCAGCTCCTCCTCGAGGGCCTTGCGGTCCGAGATGTCCCGCAGGATGGCCGTCTGGATCCTTTGGCCGCGGAGGATCTTTTCCGCCAGCGTCAGCTGAACGGGGATCTCCGCGCCGGACTTCGAAAGGACCAGGATCTCGATGTTCCTGCGTTCGTTCCCCGGCCCCAGCCCCGAGGCATACACGGAGAGCTCCTTCCAGTAGTCGGCGAACCGGGGGGCGAACAGCCGGATCGCCTCCATCCCGAAGAGCGTTTCTTCGCC contains:
- a CDS encoding succinate dehydrogenase cytochrome b subunit; protein product: MRLFSDSIGRKAIVAVTGLFMVLFVVTHLLGNSTIFAGPDGINTYAEKLQALGPFVWVFRIFMAAMLCLHVIFAILLTLENRAANPGKYAVKKMLKTTFAGETMIWTGLLLLAFIVYHLLQFTLHITPDVVLGNDAKNRFDVFTMVFSSLRITPIALAYVAAMVTLFLHLSHGIQSIFQTFGLNNEKTMPQFDMLGKLLSALFLVGYSAIPVLILAGILAK
- a CDS encoding succinate dehydrogenase/fumarate reductase iron-sulfur subunit, whose translation is MSANTAEHKTMSVKLIVWRQTGPNEPGRFETYVAKDITPHHSFLEMLDVVNEELIKQGKDPIVFDHDCREGICGTCSAVVNGVPHGGQKRTTLCQLHMRKFKDGDAIYLEPWRARAFPIIRDLVVNRGALDTLIQAAGYVSCHTGGVPDANALPISKPDSDYAMDAAECIGCGACVAACPNGAAMLFAGAKVAQFAALPQGQVEAPERVAAMIQAMQECGFGNCTNHYECQAVCPKDVDVKFIARLNREFHKALFKAKAGMFTPIGE
- a CDS encoding sensor domain-containing diguanylate cyclase — its product is EIGYIGFFTDISARIALQAKFLESEERFRGIFESARDAIISVGEDGKVVMANRAAQELLGYGEETLFGMEAIRLFAPRFADYWKELSVYASGLGPGNERRNIEILVLSKSGAEIPVQLTLAEKILRGQRIQTAILRDISDRKALEEELRLQSITDTLTELYNRRHFHSLSQNEAERSLRNRVPFSVLLMDVDRFKQYNDAFGHDEGDKVLRALGEEIRKNFRTMDTGFRHGGEEFVVLLPETTAEAALIPAERLRKRFSAIPFLPHPDEEPRSVTLSIGVAEFRSGISIDDLVRSADRAMYAAKNAGRNRTVSFEHLVAQSDA
- a CDS encoding fumarate reductase/succinate dehydrogenase flavoprotein subunit, with the protein product MILDGKAPTGPIEQSWDKHRFDMKLVNPPNKRKFKILVVGTGLAGASAAASLGELGYNVEAFCYQDSPRRAHSIAAQGGINAAKNYPNDGDSIWRLFYDTIKGGDFRSREADVWRLSQVSNNIIDQCVAQGVPFARDYAGYLDTRSFGGAQVSRTFYARGQTGQQLLLGAYSAISRQIKAGSVKLFPRTEMLDLVVVDGEAKGITIRDLVTGEIRVHTGDAVVLASGGYMNVFYLSTNAMGCSVTAIWKAHKKGAFFANPCFTQIHPTCIPQAGDYQSKLTLMSESLRNDGRIWVPKKKEDCGKSANQIPEEDRDYYLERKYPTFGNLAPRDISSRAAKEQCDEGRGVGPGGRGVYLDFRDSIKRFGEKVIAERYGNLFEMYERITDENGYKVPMRIYPAPHYAMGGLWVDYNLMSNLPGLFVLGEANFSVHGANRLGASALMQGLADGYFVIPYTIANYLKDTKPGKVKADHPECVKSIEDVKGTTKKLLSINGNRTPFEFIRELGIRMWDNVGMARSKESLTEAIAKIPAIREEFWKNVKVSGTGAEFNQQLENASRTADFLEFGELIARDALHRDESCGGHFRVEHQYADGEAKRNDAEYAYAAAWEFKGVDKEPELHKEPLKFENIHLAVRSYK
- a CDS encoding NAD-glutamate dehydrogenase; the protein is MRPDAEHRMDRDVLRSLRATSGAARDNLAWLHVGMAPIFFHTMREEPEAVASLCLHLRDLSRNRHLVLVDREKEMMLARLSVPGSLYETLRFLDPREISYAEIAHSYSNVPGADKELEFQRYEFDRKTEAEISAAGDPGIPVGIRRGIFTSLRNFSPPVPSSAREDLLRLLWRNNSGYVRLSPPERVARILWLLHQAKSRMGIHIDVQEAATGAREGTRESRVLFAVGNPPQKDHLLQVMEVFNRLNLGVRRAYTLTISTGSFPYFLGTFYVIRREGGLLTKDSLLFRRLCRELYNTQILATGSKVYREFVLTRLMTGEEASLVNAFIGFCHTSLAHNQPHRFTLEDVSRAFHSHPDITLQLTRLFELRFDPEIADREPAYEAALAAATKEIEEYNTGHRQLDEFRRTIFRTTLSFVRRTLKTNFFVPEKHALAFRLDPAYLDDLGPEFTSDLPAGRPFRVTYFFGRNGLGYHIGFSDIARGGWRTLFTRTRDDYVTVANTLFRENYVLAHTQHLKNKDIYEGGSKMVVVINAPDLKTKDRMNQRLYKVQYAFINAFLDIFVTENGKARDPRVVDYYGEDEPIELGPDENMHDTMIETIAELSVRRGYLLGIGIMSSKRVGINHKEYGVTSTGVVKFAEIAMREMGVDIRTDPFSVKFTGGPNGDVAGNAMRILLDRCPKAAIRLILDGTGALCDPAGIDRGELSRIVLHGDVEAFRPEKLHPGGFLLYRNERRTEGLRELYKRVDRTEAGVVPSWVTVDEFNKEIDGLLFTVPADLFLPAGGRPETVDATNWKRFFGVDGAPTARVIVEGANSFLTPEARTELQKRGIVVVRDASANKCGVISSSYEIIGNLMMTEKEFLAHKEEYVRDVLAILEKRAEDEALLIFRRKREAGASLSYTEISDAISVEINGHYARLFDFFRSHPSIAEKGPYRRALLSHLPRFLSGNARFRRRIARLPIKYRWAILASEIASTIVYRGGFERDLEGDLNRYATKMFP